A window from bacterium encodes these proteins:
- the thiE gene encoding thiamine phosphate synthase, with product MTRTAARIERARRLADVDLYVVSGQDDSAGRTSLDVLRAVLAAGVRMVQLREKSMPMRALYELGRAFREETAQSGCLLIVNDHVDLALAIGADGVHLGQDDLPTAAARAIAPDLLIGRSTHSVEQAVAAEREGADYVNIGPIYPTLTKKGHSTFFGPAIVGDVLRHVGIPVTCMGGINAGNIDDVLDAGARIVAVVTAVTSAPDITEAARNLRRIMLGGFD from the coding sequence ATGACGCGGACGGCCGCGCGCATCGAACGGGCGCGGCGCCTTGCCGATGTCGATCTCTATGTCGTCAGCGGCCAGGATGACTCCGCCGGCCGCACGAGCCTTGATGTCTTGCGCGCGGTGCTCGCCGCGGGCGTACGCATGGTGCAGCTTCGCGAAAAATCGATGCCGATGCGCGCGTTGTACGAGCTTGGTCGGGCATTTCGCGAGGAAACCGCGCAAAGCGGCTGTCTGTTGATCGTCAACGATCATGTCGATCTGGCGCTCGCGATCGGCGCGGACGGCGTGCATCTGGGGCAGGACGATTTGCCGACGGCCGCGGCGCGCGCGATCGCGCCGGATCTCCTCATCGGGCGCAGCACGCACAGCGTCGAGCAGGCGGTGGCCGCCGAGCGCGAGGGCGCGGACTACGTGAACATCGGCCCGATTTATCCGACCCTAACGAAAAAAGGCCATTCGACGTTTTTTGGTCCCGCGATCGTCGGGGACGTCTTGCGGCATGTCGGCATTCCCGTCACGTGCATGGGGGGTATCAACGCCGGGAACATCGACGACGTGCTCGACGCCGGCGCGCGTATCGTCGCGGTCGTGACGGCCGTCACGTCCGCGCCCGATATCACCGAAGCGGCGCGAAACTTGAGGCGGATCATGCTCGGCGGGTTTGATTGA